A genomic window from Catenulispora sp. MAP5-51 includes:
- a CDS encoding TetR/AcrR family transcriptional regulator produces METQGLRERKKRQTREEIANVATAMFAERGFENVTIAEVATAAGVAKMTVTNHFPLKEDLVFDRAEHIVHGLAEAVGARPGGEPVLAAARRYHAEQLAAGDPTLGHRGVGFSRLVTASPALAARERQIHDQREQALAEVLVAQAEPEQELAARVVAAQIAGVYRILYFTGRRLLLEGVQDSEMAAAFADQARRAFALLDADLSGFDPRPRLRSTP; encoded by the coding sequence ATGGAGACCCAAGGACTGCGCGAGCGCAAGAAGCGGCAGACCCGCGAGGAGATCGCCAACGTCGCGACCGCGATGTTCGCCGAGCGCGGCTTCGAGAACGTGACCATCGCCGAGGTCGCCACGGCCGCGGGCGTGGCGAAGATGACCGTGACGAACCACTTCCCGCTGAAGGAGGACCTGGTCTTCGACCGGGCCGAGCACATCGTCCACGGTCTGGCCGAGGCGGTCGGGGCGCGGCCCGGGGGCGAGCCGGTGCTGGCCGCCGCGCGCCGCTACCACGCCGAGCAGCTGGCGGCCGGCGACCCGACGCTGGGCCATCGCGGCGTGGGCTTCTCGCGGCTGGTCACGGCCAGCCCGGCGCTGGCCGCGCGCGAGCGGCAGATCCACGACCAGCGCGAGCAGGCGCTGGCCGAGGTCCTGGTGGCCCAGGCGGAGCCGGAGCAGGAGCTGGCGGCGCGGGTGGTCGCGGCCCAGATCGCCGGGGTCTACCGGATCCTGTACTTCACCGGCCGCCGCCTGTTGCTGGAGGGGGTGCAGGACTCGGAGATGGCCGCGGCGTTCGCCGACCAGGCGCGCCGGGCCTTCGCCCTGCTCGATGCCGATCTCAGCGGCTTCGACCCGCGGCCGCGCCTACGATCTACTCCATGA
- a CDS encoding nucleoside triphosphate pyrophosphohydrolase, producing the protein MTEAPPPDTGRIVFLATSPRVALGLLSWPAWETLRAADVVFAADAEHPHIPYVEQATGAVVALPDHSPAMAAERLLEAATPSRTVVWLAEDEEFDEEMAVALGNRLVQLASESLPELEVLPGSYDLPGAHLLDLVDVMNRLRSPGGCPWDAEQTHASLVKYLLEEAYEAVETIEDGDPLTPGPGRDALREELGDVLLQVMFHSRIAEEHENDPFSVDDVADGIVAKLIRRHPHVFASGDNGHSGDVDAPTAEHVAANWEQIKAEEKQRASVTEGVPMTQPALALAAKLGSRVRKAGLAVPSGPAPALPETPDELGEQLLAMAVAAAGAGWDPEEVLRTAARRYRDRVITAEAEVATG; encoded by the coding sequence ATGACCGAAGCCCCGCCGCCGGACACCGGCCGCATCGTCTTCCTGGCCACCTCGCCCCGGGTCGCCCTCGGGCTGCTCTCCTGGCCGGCCTGGGAGACGCTGCGCGCGGCCGACGTGGTCTTCGCCGCCGACGCCGAGCACCCGCACATCCCGTACGTCGAGCAGGCCACCGGCGCCGTGGTGGCGCTGCCGGACCACAGTCCGGCGATGGCCGCCGAACGCCTCCTGGAGGCCGCCACGCCGTCCCGCACAGTCGTCTGGCTCGCCGAGGACGAGGAGTTCGACGAGGAGATGGCGGTCGCGCTCGGGAACCGGTTGGTGCAGCTCGCCTCCGAGTCGCTGCCCGAACTCGAAGTCCTGCCGGGTTCCTATGATCTGCCCGGAGCGCACCTGCTCGACCTCGTGGACGTCATGAACCGGCTGCGCTCGCCCGGCGGCTGCCCCTGGGACGCCGAGCAGACTCACGCCTCGCTGGTGAAGTACCTGCTCGAAGAGGCCTACGAAGCCGTGGAGACCATCGAGGACGGCGATCCTCTGACCCCCGGCCCGGGGCGCGACGCGCTGCGCGAGGAACTCGGCGACGTACTACTCCAAGTGATGTTCCACTCACGCATCGCCGAAGAACACGAAAACGATCCGTTCTCCGTCGACGACGTCGCCGACGGCATCGTGGCCAAGCTGATCCGCCGGCACCCGCATGTGTTCGCCTCTGGCGACAATGGGCACAGTGGGGACGTCGACGCCCCGACGGCCGAGCACGTGGCCGCCAACTGGGAGCAGATCAAGGCCGAGGAGAAGCAGCGCGCGTCGGTGACCGAGGGCGTGCCGATGACCCAGCCGGCCCTGGCGCTGGCCGCGAAGTTGGGGAGCCGGGTCCGCAAGGCCGGGCTCGCCGTGCCCTCCGGGCCCGCCCCCGCCCTCCCGGAAACCCCTGATGAGCTGGGTGAGCAGCTTCTTGCGATGGCCGTGGCGGCGGCCGGGGCCGGCTGGGATCCGGAAGAAGTCCTGCGAACGGCTGCGCGTCGGTACCGTGACCGCGTCATTACGGCGGAGGCGGAGGTAGCCACGGGGTAG
- the tatA gene encoding Sec-independent protein translocase subunit TatA, whose product MQPWHLIVILVVLFLLFGAKKMPDMARSVGQSLRIFKSEMRQSQKETEDVVKQANDAARVTPAVENSGSTTVTDSAQKHTNAG is encoded by the coding sequence TTGCAGCCTTGGCACCTGATCGTCATCCTCGTTGTGCTGTTCCTGCTGTTCGGAGCGAAGAAGATGCCGGACATGGCGCGCTCCGTGGGGCAGTCCCTGCGCATCTTCAAGTCCGAGATGCGGCAGAGCCAGAAGGAGACCGAGGACGTCGTCAAGCAGGCCAATGACGCCGCGCGGGTGACCCCCGCCGTGGAGAACTCCGGTTCGACGACGGTCACCGACTCGGCTCAGAAGCACACCAACGCCGGCTGA
- a CDS encoding DUF885 domain-containing protein, producing the protein MADTPDARFEALAADILDGLCRRHPDWAGTLGLHEYDAELPDRSAGGLAAEAAWLAGRAADLADQDTAALSVANRADAAILANHLAALRFQIEDLREDEWNPAEANPGIALYTLLARDYAPAAQRLRAFAGRLEQVPSTLADSRSLLTGKPLSRIHVELAIGQFQGTVDLVGAELDAAVVEASKADSAGASEARTAIDAVRPAAVEALEAHIAWLKERLAAGDAGEEEFRDPRIGAELFARKLSLSLDAESDAAAILARAEADLDRVSAEIVEAAAGFEGVAVPSDEAERSALVRRVLDRLAEAAPDNETILEYSRQALLKQFAFVREHDLVTVYPDPYEVSAMPEVHRGVAVAYCDPPGPLEPAEVQTILAISPTPEDWTPERVASFFREYNLHMLHNLMVHEAMPGHLLQLQHSRRQQAPTPVRAALWSGSFVEGWAVYAEELMARYRYPGDGDPRAVRMQQLKMQLRMIINTVLDGRVHCHGMTEDEAMALMTGRGYQEDGEAAGKWRRALLSSSQLSTYYVGYVEVSDLVRDLRADHPEWSERELHDAVLGHGSPAARYLRELIAG; encoded by the coding sequence ATGGCAGACACCCCTGACGCACGCTTCGAGGCATTGGCCGCCGACATCCTGGACGGCCTGTGCCGCCGGCATCCGGACTGGGCCGGGACGCTGGGCCTGCACGAGTACGACGCGGAGCTGCCGGACCGGTCCGCCGGCGGCCTGGCCGCGGAAGCCGCCTGGCTGGCCGGGCGGGCCGCGGATCTGGCCGACCAGGACACCGCGGCGCTGTCGGTGGCCAACCGCGCGGACGCCGCGATCCTCGCCAACCACCTGGCCGCGCTGCGCTTCCAGATCGAGGACCTGCGCGAGGACGAGTGGAATCCGGCGGAGGCGAACCCCGGCATCGCCTTGTACACGCTGCTGGCGCGCGACTACGCCCCGGCCGCACAGCGGCTGAGGGCTTTCGCCGGGCGGCTGGAACAGGTGCCCTCGACGCTGGCGGACAGCCGGTCGCTGTTGACCGGCAAGCCTTTGTCGCGCATCCACGTGGAGCTCGCGATAGGCCAGTTCCAGGGCACCGTGGACCTGGTCGGGGCCGAGCTGGACGCGGCGGTCGTGGAGGCTTCGAAAGCTGATTCAGCCGGTGCCTCCGAGGCGCGGACGGCGATCGACGCGGTCCGTCCGGCGGCGGTGGAAGCACTCGAAGCGCACATCGCCTGGCTCAAGGAGCGGCTGGCCGCCGGCGACGCGGGGGAGGAGGAGTTCCGCGACCCGCGGATCGGCGCGGAACTGTTCGCCCGCAAGCTCTCCCTGAGCCTGGACGCGGAGTCGGACGCGGCGGCGATCCTGGCGCGTGCCGAAGCCGATCTGGACCGGGTCTCCGCAGAGATCGTCGAGGCCGCCGCGGGCTTCGAGGGCGTCGCGGTCCCCTCGGACGAGGCGGAGCGCTCGGCGCTGGTGCGGCGGGTCCTGGACCGGCTCGCCGAGGCCGCGCCGGACAACGAGACCATCCTGGAGTACAGCCGGCAGGCGCTGCTGAAGCAGTTCGCCTTCGTGCGCGAGCACGACCTCGTGACCGTGTATCCGGACCCTTATGAAGTCTCGGCCATGCCCGAGGTGCACCGGGGCGTGGCGGTGGCCTACTGCGACCCGCCCGGGCCGCTGGAGCCGGCCGAGGTGCAGACGATCCTGGCGATCTCGCCGACACCGGAGGACTGGACGCCCGAGCGCGTCGCCTCCTTCTTCCGCGAGTACAACCTGCACATGCTGCACAACCTGATGGTCCACGAGGCCATGCCGGGACACCTGCTGCAGTTGCAGCACTCGCGCCGCCAGCAGGCCCCGACCCCGGTCCGCGCCGCGCTGTGGTCCGGCTCCTTCGTCGAGGGCTGGGCCGTGTACGCCGAGGAGCTGATGGCCCGCTACCGATATCCCGGCGACGGCGACCCGCGCGCAGTGCGGATGCAGCAGCTGAAGATGCAGCTCCGCATGATCATCAACACCGTGCTCGACGGCCGGGTCCACTGCCACGGCATGACCGAGGACGAGGCCATGGCGCTGATGACCGGCCGCGGATACCAGGAGGACGGCGAGGCCGCGGGCAAGTGGCGCCGCGCACTGCTGAGCAGCTCGCAGCTGTCCACGTACTACGTGGGCTACGTCGAGGTCTCCGACCTGGTCCGCGATCTGCGGGCGGACCATCCCGAATGGTCGGAGCGCGAGCTGCACGACGCGGTGCTGGGGCACGGCTCCCCGGCCGCGCGGTACCTCAGGGAGCTGATCGCCGGCTAG
- a CDS encoding response regulator, whose product MPEAIRVLIAEDAVLLREGLARLLADSGFDVVAKVDDGKGMVEAADALKPDVIVADVRMPPTFTDEGLRAAVEVRAKYPDMAILVFSQAVEAAYAQELFSTSANGLGYLLKERVAEVEEFVDALKRVAAGGTALDPEVVAQLLGRRKKNDPLETLTPREREVLAMMAEGRSNSAIAAGLFVTEKAVEKHTSSIFTKLDLTPAAEDHRRVMAVLRYLNV is encoded by the coding sequence ATGCCCGAAGCCATCCGCGTCCTGATCGCCGAAGACGCGGTCCTGCTCCGCGAGGGCCTGGCCAGGCTCCTCGCGGATTCGGGGTTCGACGTCGTGGCCAAGGTGGACGACGGCAAGGGCATGGTGGAGGCCGCCGACGCCCTGAAGCCGGACGTGATCGTCGCCGACGTCCGCATGCCCCCGACCTTCACCGACGAGGGCCTGCGCGCCGCGGTGGAGGTCCGGGCCAAGTACCCGGACATGGCCATCCTGGTCTTCAGCCAGGCGGTCGAGGCCGCCTACGCCCAGGAGCTGTTCTCCACCAGCGCCAACGGCCTGGGCTACCTCCTGAAGGAGCGCGTCGCCGAGGTCGAGGAGTTCGTCGACGCCCTCAAGCGCGTCGCCGCCGGCGGCACCGCCCTGGACCCCGAGGTCGTGGCGCAGCTCCTGGGCCGCCGCAAGAAGAACGACCCCCTGGAGACCCTGACCCCGCGCGAGCGCGAGGTCCTGGCGATGATGGCCGAGGGCCGCTCCAACTCGGCGATCGCGGCCGGGCTGTTCGTGACCGAGAAGGCGGTGGAGAAGCACACCTCGAGCATCTTCACCAAGCTGGACCTCACGCCGGCGGCGGAGGACCACCGCCGGGTGATGGCGGTTCTGCGGTACCTGAACGTCTAG
- a CDS encoding sensor histidine kinase, producing MGAKVAGRRVEDAAPMLGPGELLKGPFTGRALRQQGYLAASFATAFVQVIWIAVVLSVGGPLVLVVVGLPLLLAGITGLRWHARLERRRILNLTGERVPAPYREPAPAGNVLQRLLGHVSDPATWRDLVHLILSSALGFGWFIAVVDVWALTLGALTLPFWYRALPHHRIPLMHVDGSEYYISTLPSVLTFSAIAVVFTWFVGPTVLELATRAQTTLGRTLLGLGRPELARREAALRTTRSQAVSAAEAERRRIERDLHDGAQQRLVALAMDLGRAKSKLKTGDESDSAAAAQLVAEAHEGVKLALSELRDLARGIHPAVLTDRGLDAALSALAGRSPVPVEVDAALPWRPSPEVESAAYFVASESLANMAKHAHATRAWIELELRDGNLRMIVGDNGVGGAEADTGGGLAGLSDRIAPLDGILSVSSPLGGPTQIIMEMPCPKPSAS from the coding sequence GTGGGAGCCAAGGTTGCCGGCCGGCGGGTCGAGGACGCCGCGCCGATGCTCGGCCCGGGGGAGTTGCTGAAGGGTCCCTTCACCGGGCGCGCGCTGCGCCAGCAGGGGTATCTGGCCGCCTCGTTCGCGACCGCGTTCGTCCAGGTGATCTGGATAGCCGTGGTGCTCAGCGTCGGCGGGCCGCTGGTCCTGGTGGTCGTCGGACTGCCGCTGCTGCTGGCCGGCATCACGGGCCTGCGCTGGCACGCCCGGCTCGAGCGGCGGCGGATCCTGAACCTGACCGGCGAGCGGGTGCCCGCGCCGTACCGGGAGCCGGCTCCGGCCGGGAACGTGCTGCAGCGGCTGCTCGGCCACGTCTCCGACCCGGCGACCTGGCGGGACCTGGTGCACCTGATCCTGTCCTCGGCGCTGGGGTTCGGGTGGTTCATCGCGGTCGTCGACGTCTGGGCGCTGACCCTGGGCGCGCTCACCCTGCCGTTCTGGTACCGCGCCCTGCCGCACCACCGGATCCCGCTGATGCACGTCGACGGCAGCGAGTACTACATCAGCACCCTGCCCTCCGTCCTGACCTTCTCGGCCATCGCTGTGGTGTTCACCTGGTTCGTCGGGCCGACCGTCCTGGAGCTGGCGACCCGGGCCCAGACCACCTTGGGCCGCACGCTGCTGGGCCTGGGCCGGCCCGAGCTGGCGCGCCGCGAGGCGGCCCTGCGCACCACCCGCAGCCAGGCGGTCAGCGCCGCCGAGGCCGAGCGCCGCCGCATCGAGCGCGACCTGCACGACGGCGCGCAGCAGCGGCTGGTCGCCCTGGCGATGGACCTGGGCCGGGCCAAGTCGAAGCTGAAGACCGGCGACGAATCCGACTCCGCGGCCGCCGCGCAGCTGGTCGCCGAGGCGCACGAGGGCGTGAAGCTGGCCCTGAGCGAGCTGCGCGATCTGGCCCGCGGCATCCACCCCGCGGTGCTGACCGACCGCGGCCTGGACGCGGCGCTGTCCGCCCTGGCCGGCCGCTCCCCGGTCCCGGTCGAGGTGGACGCCGCCCTGCCCTGGCGGCCGAGCCCGGAAGTGGAGTCGGCGGCGTACTTCGTGGCCTCCGAGTCGCTGGCGAACATGGCCAAGCACGCCCACGCCACCCGGGCCTGGATCGAGCTGGAACTGCGCGACGGCAACCTGCGGATGATCGTCGGCGACAACGGCGTCGGCGGCGCCGAGGCCGATACCGGCGGCGGCCTGGCCGGATTGTCCGACCGCATCGCGCCGCTGGATGGCATTCTGTCGGTCAGCAGCCCACTCGGGGGACCGACCCAGATCATCATGGAGATGCCATGCCCGAAGCCATCCGCGTCCTGA
- the eno gene encoding phosphopyruvate hydratase: MASIEAINAREILDSRGNPTVEVEVLLEDGSFARAAVPSGASTGAFEAVELRDGDAARYGGKGVERAVQGVLDEIYPAVVGEDASDQRLIDQAMIDLDATPNKARLGANALLGVSLAVAKAAAESAELPLFRYLGGPNAHTLPVPMMNILNGGAHADSNVDIQEFMIAPIGAASFREALRWGAEVYHALKSVLKEQGLNTGLGDEGGFAPSLPSNRDALDLILVAIKKAGYEPGRDIALALDVAASEFYKDGAYQFEGKSRSASEMTDYYAELVDAYPLVSIEDPLFEDDWDGWKILTERLGTKVQIVGDDLFVTNPERLARGIAGGQANALLVKVNQIGTLTETFDAVQLAHRNGYRCMMSHRSGETEDTTIADLAVAVDCGQIKTGAPARSDRVAKYNQLLRIEEELDDAARYAGRSAFPRFTHEG; encoded by the coding sequence GTGGCGTCCATCGAAGCCATCAACGCGCGGGAGATCCTGGACTCGCGCGGCAACCCGACCGTCGAGGTCGAGGTGCTTCTCGAAGACGGCAGCTTCGCCCGCGCGGCGGTCCCCTCCGGCGCCTCCACCGGCGCCTTCGAGGCCGTGGAGCTGCGCGACGGCGACGCGGCCCGCTACGGCGGCAAGGGTGTCGAGCGCGCCGTGCAGGGCGTGCTGGACGAGATCTACCCCGCGGTGGTCGGCGAGGACGCCTCCGACCAGCGGCTGATCGACCAGGCCATGATCGACCTGGACGCCACGCCGAACAAGGCGCGCCTGGGCGCCAACGCGCTGCTGGGTGTCTCGCTGGCCGTGGCCAAGGCCGCCGCCGAGTCCGCCGAGCTGCCGCTGTTCCGCTACCTCGGCGGCCCGAACGCGCACACCCTGCCGGTGCCGATGATGAACATCCTCAACGGCGGCGCGCACGCGGACTCCAACGTGGACATCCAGGAGTTCATGATCGCCCCGATCGGCGCGGCCAGCTTCCGCGAGGCGCTGCGCTGGGGCGCGGAGGTCTACCACGCGCTGAAGTCGGTGCTCAAGGAGCAGGGCCTGAACACGGGCCTGGGCGACGAGGGCGGCTTCGCGCCGAGCCTGCCGTCCAACCGCGACGCCCTGGACCTGATCCTGGTCGCGATCAAGAAGGCCGGCTACGAGCCCGGCCGCGACATCGCGCTGGCGCTGGACGTCGCGGCGTCCGAGTTCTACAAGGACGGCGCCTACCAGTTCGAGGGCAAGTCCCGCAGCGCCTCGGAGATGACCGACTACTACGCCGAGCTGGTCGACGCCTACCCGCTGGTGTCCATCGAGGACCCGCTGTTCGAGGACGACTGGGACGGCTGGAAGATCCTCACCGAGCGCCTGGGCACCAAGGTGCAGATCGTCGGCGACGACCTGTTCGTCACCAACCCCGAGCGCCTGGCCCGCGGCATCGCCGGCGGCCAGGCCAACGCGCTGCTGGTGAAGGTGAACCAGATCGGCACGCTGACCGAGACCTTCGACGCCGTGCAGCTGGCGCACCGCAACGGCTACCGCTGCATGATGTCGCACCGCTCCGGCGAGACCGAGGACACCACGATCGCCGACCTGGCCGTCGCGGTGGACTGCGGCCAGATCAAGACCGGCGCCCCGGCCCGCTCGGACCGCGTCGCCAAGTACAACCAGCTGCTGCGCATCGAGGAGGAGCTGGACGACGCCGCGCGCTACGCGGGCCGCTCGGCCTTCCCCCGCTTCACGCACGAGGGCTGA
- a CDS encoding septum formation initiator family protein translates to MRSEAEGSAPRRLSAVPAQRHDAAPGPSRSAGDGGSGSGGPNKKRTRYTARAAILMLVLCALVLALAYPLQQYFSQGSQIDQLKQQNADKRAEVSQLQQQLAQWQDPDYVKIQARLRLHYVFPGETGLRLLGAGDAASGGPDGTTGPSQGSSAWYAQLWNSVTAATGAPPSATSAPSSVPTSVSPTATGH, encoded by the coding sequence ATGAGATCGGAAGCCGAGGGCTCGGCACCTCGGCGCTTGAGCGCGGTCCCGGCGCAGCGGCACGACGCCGCGCCGGGACCTTCGCGTTCCGCCGGCGACGGCGGCTCGGGCTCGGGCGGCCCGAACAAGAAGCGCACGCGCTACACCGCGCGCGCGGCGATCCTGATGCTGGTGCTGTGCGCGCTCGTGCTGGCGCTGGCCTATCCGCTGCAGCAGTACTTCTCGCAGGGCTCGCAGATCGACCAGCTCAAGCAGCAGAACGCGGACAAGCGCGCCGAGGTCAGCCAGCTCCAGCAGCAGCTGGCGCAGTGGCAGGACCCCGACTACGTCAAGATCCAGGCCCGGCTCCGGCTGCACTACGTGTTCCCCGGCGAGACCGGTCTGCGGCTCCTCGGGGCCGGGGACGCGGCCAGCGGCGGCCCGGACGGGACCACGGGCCCCTCGCAGGGCTCCAGTGCTTGGTACGCGCAGCTGTGGAACTCGGTGACGGCCGCGACCGGCGCACCGCCGTCAGCCACGTCCGCCCCCTCGTCAGTACCCACTTCCGTGTCCCCGACGGCGACCGGCCACTGA
- a CDS encoding DNA-binding response regulator, whose product MIAEDSGVLRDGLVQILTKRDHEVPAAVPNADELLAAVAADPPDAVVLDIRMPPTHTDEGLRAAMELRRSHPGVGVLLFSQYVETRYARDLFSGRVSGVGYLLKERVADVSEFVEALAKIAAGGTVLDPEVVVQLLGSRPTDALTAREREVLGLMAEGRSNAAIGKQLVLADSSVEKHISNIFTKLGLPPADEDHRRVLAVLKYLGVTP is encoded by the coding sequence ATGATCGCCGAAGACTCCGGCGTCCTGCGGGACGGTCTGGTCCAGATCCTCACCAAGCGCGACCACGAGGTGCCGGCCGCCGTCCCGAACGCGGACGAGCTGCTGGCCGCGGTCGCCGCCGACCCGCCGGACGCGGTGGTGCTGGACATCCGGATGCCGCCGACGCACACCGACGAGGGCCTGCGCGCCGCGATGGAGCTGCGCCGGAGCCACCCGGGCGTCGGGGTGCTGCTGTTCTCGCAGTATGTGGAGACCCGCTACGCCCGCGACCTGTTCAGCGGCCGGGTCTCCGGCGTCGGCTATCTGCTCAAGGAGCGGGTCGCCGACGTCAGCGAGTTCGTCGAGGCGCTGGCCAAGATCGCCGCCGGCGGCACGGTGCTGGACCCGGAGGTCGTGGTCCAGCTGCTCGGCTCCCGGCCCACCGACGCGCTGACCGCCCGGGAGCGCGAGGTGCTGGGGCTGATGGCCGAGGGCCGCTCGAACGCCGCGATCGGCAAGCAGCTGGTCCTCGCCGACAGCTCGGTGGAGAAGCACATCAGCAACATCTTCACGAAGCTCGGGCTGCCGCCGGCGGACGAGGACCACCGGCGGGTGCTGGCGGTGCTGAAGTACCTCGGGGTCACGCCATGA
- a CDS encoding sensor histidine kinase has product MKRFLLSPVSGHTARQYLFALISAPLGIAGFVYVVVTLAVGGALSFTFVGLPLIATAIFLAKQYGGLQRAMARKLLDVDIEAPLPNARWKTAHGLLAKLGAALGDLAAWRSQAYLLVRFPLGVAYLMTLGLGVVEGMVMVAYPIWWSVFDVQNKDSHGVVHHSALQLGDGFYFDTWPRALLVTVAGVVWVFAGVWLLKFWLWLDTLLMRVLLGPTSSERRVEELTVSRAHAVDDSAARLRRIERDLHDGAQAQLVALAMQLGEAKENLDATGGGAELDLVETRALIDTAHRNAKQAINELRDLARGIHPAVLDNGLRDALGTLAARSAMPVTVNVALAERPDRAIETIAYFCAAELLTNAAKHGAPTRAALAVVQEEGKLTLLVEDDGRGGARVGYGGGLAGLLDRVRTVEGSLDVDSPQGGPTRVVVKLPMHV; this is encoded by the coding sequence ATGAAGCGTTTCCTGTTGAGCCCGGTGTCGGGGCACACCGCACGCCAGTATTTGTTCGCCCTGATCAGTGCGCCGCTCGGGATCGCGGGATTCGTCTACGTGGTCGTCACGCTGGCCGTCGGCGGCGCGCTGTCCTTCACCTTCGTCGGCCTGCCGCTGATCGCCACCGCGATCTTCCTGGCCAAGCAGTACGGCGGCCTGCAGCGCGCGATGGCCCGCAAGCTGCTCGACGTCGACATCGAGGCACCGCTCCCGAACGCCCGCTGGAAGACCGCGCACGGGCTGCTGGCCAAGCTCGGCGCGGCCCTGGGCGATCTGGCCGCCTGGCGCTCCCAGGCCTACCTGCTGGTGCGCTTCCCGCTGGGCGTGGCGTACCTGATGACCCTGGGCCTCGGCGTGGTCGAGGGCATGGTCATGGTCGCCTATCCGATCTGGTGGTCGGTGTTCGACGTGCAGAACAAGGACAGCCACGGCGTCGTGCACCACTCGGCCCTCCAGCTCGGCGACGGGTTCTACTTCGACACCTGGCCGCGCGCGCTGCTGGTCACGGTGGCCGGCGTGGTGTGGGTGTTCGCCGGGGTCTGGCTGCTGAAGTTCTGGCTCTGGCTGGACACCCTGCTGATGAGGGTGCTGCTGGGCCCGACCAGCAGCGAGCGCCGGGTCGAGGAGCTGACCGTGAGCCGCGCGCACGCCGTGGACGACTCCGCGGCGCGGCTGCGCCGGATCGAGCGCGATCTGCACGACGGCGCGCAGGCCCAGCTGGTCGCGCTGGCGATGCAGCTCGGCGAGGCCAAGGAGAACCTGGACGCCACCGGCGGCGGCGCCGAGCTGGACCTGGTCGAGACCCGGGCGCTGATCGACACCGCGCACCGCAACGCCAAGCAGGCCATCAACGAGCTGCGGGACCTGGCGCGCGGGATCCATCCGGCGGTGCTGGACAACGGTCTGCGCGACGCGCTGGGCACGCTGGCGGCCCGTTCGGCGATGCCGGTGACGGTCAACGTGGCGCTGGCCGAGCGGCCGGACCGGGCGATCGAGACCATCGCCTACTTCTGCGCCGCGGAGTTGCTGACGAACGCGGCCAAGCACGGCGCACCGACCCGGGCCGCGCTGGCGGTGGTGCAGGAAGAGGGGAAGCTGACGCTCCTCGTCGAGGACGACGGCCGGGGCGGCGCCCGCGTCGGCTACGGCGGGGGCCTGGCCGGACTGCTGGACCGGGTGCGGACCGTGGAGGGGTCGCTGGACGTGGACAGCCCCCAGGGCGGCCCGACGCGGGTGGTCGTGAAGCTCCCGATGCACGTGTGA